In Neoarius graeffei isolate fNeoGra1 chromosome 15, fNeoGra1.pri, whole genome shotgun sequence, a single genomic region encodes these proteins:
- the LOC132899052 gene encoding general transcription factor II-I repeat domain-containing protein 2A-like encodes MVHRTFDTDFPPSTELRKRKVRELKSQLLGQQSLFTRPTSKAKAATEASFRVSRTIIRHKKCFQDGVMVKEAFIEASDALFKDFKNKTEIMSAVKAVQLTGNTVTRRCEMMGDNLVQQLAKDIDCCECFSLQMDESTDITDKAQLCIFIRMVHDMTAKEELLAVLHMNAHTRGEDIFQIFKNFIDKTKIPVCKLVSITTDGAPAMTGRRNGFVAKCREDEAFPDFLSYHCIIHQQALCAKMLNMKEIMDVATKVACSIRAKSLQRRLFRLQLEEADSDHTGLLLHTDVRWLSRGKFLQRFRDLLPEIKQFLQEKKHAEYEQLNDDRWLLDLAFLTDLSNMLNELNVELQGKEKLVINMISTVNAFKGKLKLLSSKIQRNDLGNFSNLASELNNQGKDSTEFDSACYAEQIDTVLSDFDRRFQDFALLEPVAMFMCFPFREDAEVDVLASKISTMFQLSSAEVEDEILTLQADINLKSRANEQFWSLLTEEKYPNMRKCATSLTAMFGSTYLCESAFSHMKIIKSKYRSTLTDDHLEACLRLAISSYIPDYASLVDSIQCKSSSE; translated from the coding sequence ATGGTTCATCGAACCTTTGATACTGACTTTCCTCCAAGCACTGAATTGAGAAAGAGAAAGGTGAGGGAGTTGAAGTCTCAGCTTCTTGGACAGCAGTCTCTTTTCACTCGGCCAACGTCGAAAGCCAAGGCCGCCACAGAGGCATCGTTCCGGGTGAGTCGCACGATCATTAGGCACAAAAAGTGTTTCCAGGATGGAGTTATGGTGAAGGAAGCCTTCATCGAGGCATCAGATGCGTtgtttaaagactttaaaaacaAAACGGAAATAATGTCTGCAGTCAAAGCTGTTCAATTGACAGGAAATACAGTGACCAGGCGATGCGAAATGATGGGCGACAACTTAGTACAGCAGCTTGCTAAGGACATTGACTGTTGCGAGTGCTTCTCGTTACAGATGGACGAATCTACCGACATCACAGACAAAGCCCAGTTGTGCATTTTTATTCGGATGGTTCATGATATGACTGCAAAAGAGGAACTTTTAGCAGTTCTGCATATGAACGCACACACACGGGGGGAGGACATTTTTCAGATATTCAAAAACTTTATCGACAAGACTAAGATTCCAGTGTGCAAGTTGGTGTCTATCACCACGGACGGGGCGCCAGCCATGACAGGCAGGCGTAATGGATTTGTTGCCAAATGCCGAGAGGATGAAGCGTTTCCTGACTTTCTAAGTTACCATTGTATCATACACCAACAAGCGTTGTGTGCGAAAATGTTGAACATGAAAGAGATCATGGACGTAGCAACAAAAGTGGCCTGTTCTATCCGTGCAAAATCTCTCCAAAGACGACTCTTCCGCTTGCAGCTTGAGGAGGCTGACAGCGACCACACAGGACTACTGCTTCACACAGACGTAAGGTGGTTGAGTAGGGGGAAATTCCTGCAACGATTTCGCGATCTCCTTCCCGAGATAAAGCAGTTCCTTCAGGAGAAAAAACATGCAGAATACGAGCAACTTAATGATGATCGTTGGTTGCTTGATTTGGCGTTTTTAACGGATCTGTCAAACATGCTCAATGAGCTAAACGTGGAATTACAGGGCAAAGAGAAACTCGTGATCAATATGATAAGCACAGTGAATGCCTTCAAAGGAAAACTTAAACTGCTTTCTTCAAAGATCCAACGCAATGATCTGGGAAACTTTAGCAACCTTGCATCTGAGCTGAATAATCAAGGAAAGGACTCAACGGAGTTTGACAGTGCATGTTATGCAGAACAGATTGACACCGTCCTGTCAGACTTTGACAGGAGATTTCAAGACTTCGCTCTACTCGAGCCAGTTGCCatgttcatgtgcttcccttttcGGGAGGATGCTGAGGTCGATGTCCTCGCTTCCAAAATCTCAACAATGTTTCAGCTCAGTTCTGCTGAAGTTGAGGATGAGATCTTGACACTGCAAGCAGACATTAACCTGAAGTCCAGGGCCAATGAACAGTTCTGGAGTTTGCTCACAGAAGAAAAGTATCCCAACATGAGAAAATGTGCAACATCTCTGACTGCAATGTTTGGGTCTACTTACTTGTGCGAGTCAGCCTTTTCACATATGAAAATTATAAAATCCAAATACCGCTCCACCCTGACCGACGATCATTTGGAGGCGTGTCTGAGACTGGCTATCAGTAGCTATATCCCGGACTATGCATCCCTTGTTGACTCCATCCAATGCAAGTCATCATCTGAATAA
- the tmem208 gene encoding transmembrane protein 208 isoform X2, which translates to MAPKGKVGTKGKKQIHEENKATLKFYTRVIIGANTVYTTVNLIFCDSSFWTWFSLLFALVVYVGSYRSMAAMAKPAFAESGTLLDGGIDLNMEQGMAEHLKDVILLTAIVQVLSTLSSYFWYLWLLAPARAVHLLWINFLGPWFSAESSAPAEEVNEKKQKRQERRQMKRF; encoded by the exons CCTAAAGGAAAAGTTGGAACCAAAGGCAAAAAGCAAATCCATGAGGAGAACAAAGCTACTCTGAAATTCTACACCAGAGTCATTATAGGAGCCAAT ACTGTGTACACAACTGTGAATCTTATTTTCTGTGACTCATCGTTCTGGACATGG TTCTCCTTACTGTTTGCACTGGTGGTGTATGTTGGGAGCTACAGGTCTATGGCAGCGATGGCCAAACCAGCCTTTGCTGAGAGTGGCACTTTACTGGATGGAGGAATAGATCTCAACATGGAGCAGGGCATGGCAGA GCACCTTAAAGATGTGATCCTGCTGACAGCCATAGTTCAGGTTCTGAGCACCCTCTCCTCCTATTTCTGGTACCTCTGGCTTTTG GCACCTGCTCGAGCTGTGCATTTATTGTGGATAAACTTCCTCGGTCCCTGGTTTTCTGCTGAATCTTCTGCACCTGCAGAGGAGGTGAATGAAAAGAAGCAGAAACGACAGGAAAGACGACAGATGAAGCGATTCTAG